In the Emys orbicularis isolate rEmyOrb1 chromosome 3, rEmyOrb1.hap1, whole genome shotgun sequence genome, one interval contains:
- the LOC135875642 gene encoding uncharacterized protein LOC135875642 yields MGKPLSRPDCLRQNPPCVGKGEEDEDLNMEDCYVPQRSIYDTVRLNEQIDSGSKGSLSSRHFTDRTLPYSHRTLDISTLCPNGALTSSSVFELRSREVNKLDEKMIFDALKLNSDIIRTAGLPKTKSHTEKKEHRRSWRMFVPPNFADCANKSECSFVETADRSDIAKAGKCKWGTNSLTSEEDDSGLCSPPTEREEKQDPLLAGEQSQVRSISSAEYIHVVGQFRQFFPAISSSEQLIPLLDCNSAPIEESCRLTLHDVSQTEKIVQSSPQKCENEETGTKCCYSQSSLKENIISDAEHLQGHGENHFTADKGKVENECEVEEMKTHVTMIEGDCVDDAPQHLGMYYASIAVNASDTDLAKYEILSDAEESSITHTDSMETTFSAQEQELDNTINCPQANPMRMKRNVWTTGTHIETLDTVCNGLLSNKVIQNKRVLESLQQRPKIVRFVIIKVTDRVSDYKVLLHLEFYFSFTKKI; encoded by the coding sequence ATGGGGAAACCGCTTAGCAGGCCAGACTGTTTACGTCAGAATCCTCCTTGTGTAGGGAAGGGTGAAGAAGATGAAGATCTAAATATGGAAGACTGTTACGTTCCTCAGAGGTCAATCTATGACACAGTGAGACTGAATGAACAGATTGATTCAGGCTCCAAAGGCAGCCTCTCCTCAAGACATTTCACAGATCGGACTTTACCATATAGTCATAGAACACTGGATATTAGTACTTTGTGCCCCAATGGTGCCCTTACTTCTTCCAGTGTATTTGAGCTCAGAAGTCGCGAAGTTAACAAATTAGATGAAAAAATGATATTTGATGCACTTAAACTGAACAGTGATATAATTCGAACTGCTGGATTACCCAAAACAAAATCTCacacagaaaagaaagaacataGAAGATCATGGAGAATGTTTGTTCCACCCAATTTTGCAGACTGTGCAAATAAAAGTGAATGCTCATTTGTTGAAACTGCTGATAGATCAGATATAGCAAAAGCAGGCAAGTGCAAATGGGGCACTAATTCCCTCACCTCAGAAGAGGATGACTCTGGTCTATGCAGCCCTCcaacagaaagagaagaaaaacaagaCCCATTATTAGCAGGAGAGCAAAGTCAAGTCAGAAGTATATCTTCTGCAGAATATATCCATGTAGTAGGTCAATTTAGACAATTTTTTCCTGCTATTTCCAGTAGTGAACAGCTCATCCCATTGCTTGATTGCAATAGTGCCCCTATTGAAGAGAGCTGCAGATTGACTTTACATGAtgtttcacaaacagaaaaaatagTGCAAAGTAGTCCTCAGAAATGTGAAAATGAGGAGACAGGGACCAAATGTTGCTACTCACAGAGTTCTTTGAAAGAGAACATCATATCAGATGCAGAACATCTCCAAGGTCATGGAGAAAACCATTTTACCGCAGACAAAGGAAAAGTAGAAAATGAGTGTGAAGTTGAAGAAATGAAAACACATGTCACAATGATAGAGGGGGACTGTGTGGATGATGCACCTCAGCATTTAGGCATGTATTATGCAAGTATTGCTGTTAATGCTAGCGACACAGATTTAGCAAAATATGAGATTTTGTCTGATGCAGAGGAATCTAGTATAACACATACAGATTCAATGGAAACAACATTTTCTGCTCAGGAACAGGAGTTAGATAATACCATAAACTGTCCACAAGCTAACCCAATGAGAATGAAAAGGAATGTCTGGACTACAGGAACCCACATAGAAACCTTGGATACAGTCTGCAATGGTCTATTGTCTAATAAGGTAATTCAAAACAAAAGGGTCTTGGAATCATTGCAGCAAAGGCCAAAAATTGTTCGTTTTGTTATCATCAAAGTGACTGATAGAGTTTCTGATTATAAAGTACTATTGCATctagaattttatttttcatttactaaGAAAATCTGA